A single region of the Gemmata palustris genome encodes:
- a CDS encoding DUF1501 domain-containing protein, translating into MIRLDADRPATFCDGLSRRDFLHAGAIAPLGLTLSELQRAKAANGKDTDVNCIMLFLVGGPSQLDTWDMKPNAPAEVRGPFKPIQTNAVGVQISEIFPKMAKHADKFSLIRSVYHTATAVHDTGHQMMQTGRLFTGGVEHPHIGCALGYLKGGRGELPAHVLLPKPIGRTGGNLPHGHTAGYLGKPHDPFILNADPNAPGFKVPDLLPPEYVSAIRAERRQKLRDAVDGATDVFEKNAQSKQLDDNFKLAYKLMSSEKARNAFALEKEPEKTKDRYGRTRFGQSCLMARRLIEAGVRFVTVNMFETVFDEVTWDIHGSKPFTDIVQMSKEVAPNFDAAYTALIEDLSERGLLSNTMVVALGEFGRTPKVNPAGGRDHHPGAWSVVIGGGPLKSGVVVGETDELGYAPKSRPVTPGEVAATLYKGLGLDPHKELPGPQNRPMPMVDYGLKPINELF; encoded by the coding sequence ATGATCCGGTTAGATGCCGACCGCCCCGCGACGTTCTGCGACGGCCTCTCGCGCCGGGATTTCCTGCACGCCGGCGCGATCGCACCGCTCGGCCTGACTCTCAGTGAACTGCAACGCGCGAAGGCCGCGAACGGCAAAGACACCGACGTGAACTGCATCATGCTGTTCCTCGTCGGCGGACCGAGCCAACTCGATACGTGGGACATGAAGCCGAACGCGCCGGCAGAAGTGCGCGGACCGTTCAAGCCGATTCAGACGAACGCGGTTGGGGTCCAGATCAGCGAGATCTTCCCCAAGATGGCGAAGCACGCCGACAAGTTCTCCCTGATCCGGAGCGTGTACCACACGGCGACCGCGGTTCACGACACCGGTCACCAGATGATGCAAACGGGCCGGCTCTTTACCGGCGGCGTGGAGCACCCCCACATCGGTTGCGCGCTCGGCTACCTGAAGGGGGGCCGCGGGGAACTCCCCGCACACGTTCTGCTGCCCAAACCCATCGGACGCACGGGCGGGAACTTGCCGCACGGTCACACGGCCGGCTATCTTGGTAAGCCCCACGACCCGTTCATCTTGAACGCGGACCCGAACGCGCCCGGATTCAAGGTGCCGGACCTGCTGCCCCCCGAATACGTTTCTGCGATTCGAGCCGAGCGCCGACAGAAGTTGCGCGACGCGGTCGATGGCGCAACGGACGTGTTTGAAAAGAACGCCCAATCCAAGCAACTCGATGACAACTTCAAACTCGCGTACAAGCTGATGTCGAGCGAGAAGGCCCGCAACGCATTCGCACTAGAGAAGGAACCCGAGAAGACGAAGGACCGCTACGGGCGCACGCGCTTCGGGCAGTCGTGCCTGATGGCTCGACGCCTCATCGAAGCTGGGGTGCGGTTCGTGACGGTGAACATGTTCGAGACCGTGTTCGATGAGGTGACGTGGGACATCCACGGATCGAAGCCGTTCACGGACATCGTGCAGATGTCGAAGGAGGTCGCCCCGAACTTCGACGCCGCGTACACGGCGCTGATCGAAGACCTGAGCGAGCGCGGGCTGCTCTCGAACACGATGGTGGTGGCGCTGGGCGAGTTCGGGCGCACCCCGAAGGTGAACCCGGCCGGCGGGCGCGATCACCACCCCGGCGCGTGGTCGGTCGTCATCGGCGGCGGACCGCTGAAGAGCGGCGTGGTGGTCGGCGAGACGGACGAACTCGGTTACGCCCCGAAGTCGCGCCCGGTTACCCCGGGTGAGGTCGCGGCGACCCTCTACAAGGGGTTGGGGCTCGATCCGCACAAGGAACTCCCCGGCCCGCAGAACCGGCCGATGCCGATGGTCGACTACGGCCTGAAGCCGATCAACGAACTGTTTTGA
- a CDS encoding bleomycin resistance family protein yields the protein MNVSCLTPILNVSDMAVSFAWFEKLGWKKLWDWGTPPTFGAVGSGKVEIFLCLGAQGARGGSQPKFTRDDETGGVWMSWFLDSPADVDAAYALVLQHGMTVTHPPTNEPWGIREFHLQHPDGHTFRVGAGTGAE from the coding sequence ATGAACGTCTCCTGCCTCACTCCGATCCTGAACGTGTCCGACATGGCCGTGAGCTTCGCGTGGTTCGAGAAGTTGGGCTGGAAGAAGTTGTGGGATTGGGGCACTCCGCCAACATTCGGGGCAGTCGGCTCCGGGAAGGTCGAGATCTTCCTCTGCCTCGGCGCGCAGGGGGCGCGGGGCGGGTCGCAGCCAAAGTTCACCAGGGACGACGAGACCGGTGGGGTATGGATGAGCTGGTTCCTCGACTCCCCTGCTGACGTGGATGCCGCCTATGCCCTCGTACTGCAGCACGGGATGACCGTCACCCACCCACCGACGAACGAGCCGTGGGGCATCCGCGAGTTCCACCTCCAGCACCCCGACGGCCACACCTTCCGCGTGGGGGCGGGTACGGGTGCGGAGTAG
- a CDS encoding PSD1 and planctomycete cytochrome C domain-containing protein, with protein MRLLLALCAVSCAVPARAADPAPKPTTAQLEYFETKVRPVLAEHCYSCHGVKKQSAGLRLDTSAGIKAGADDGPVLVPGDPTKSRLIKSVRRENELAMPPKMPLPADAVAVLVEWVKAGAPVPADVVKDPTADPKKHWAYQPVKEPAVPNIANPKSPIVNPIDAFVATKLNEKGLSLAPRADKRTLIRRAYFDLTGLPPTAEEVEAFVKDESPNAWGKLIDKLLASPAYGERWGRYWLDIARYADSKGYILTQERAFAFSYTYRDYVIRSFNEDKPYDRFVTEQIAADLLPLGDDNRALAAMGFLTLGRRFLNNQEDIIDDRIDVVTRGFMGLTVTCARCHDHKYDPIPTKDYYSLFGVFASTNEPAELPLIGEVKRTPEVLAFEAELEKREADFKADIAKRHAANLKKLREPAVVAEYLRAVLDMRGKANMETQGALRQRDLTRHTYDRWRTFLEAEWKAKSPIYAPLVQLAAVPEKDFEAKGLEALPKDTNALVLKAIADAKPKTLKAALEAFAKVIASASPTGELTKEQTEIFKVWNAGGPLDIPITDADKLQNRVDRDALAAIRKKIDAFKAANPHAPPRAHVLKENAQPTQPVVFLRGNPNNRGPQVPRQAPEIVTGMSRKPFAQGSGRLELAKIITSPENPLTARVMVNRVWLGHFGQGLVRTPSDFGVRSDPPTHPELLDWLASGFVKDNWSVKNLHKRIMLSSAYQQSSTVSGDLYKLDPENRLLAHQNRRRLDFEGLRDSLIAASGRLDLTQGGKPIDLFKAPFSTRRTVYGLIDRTNMPGTFRAFDFASPDTHSPQRFQTTVPQQALFLLNSPFAQEQAKALAERKEIADAKTPQEKVTALYRVALSRNPTTEEIALAVEFVTGDDAKSAFGRWPQLAQVLLLSNEFAFVD; from the coding sequence ATGCGGTTGCTTCTCGCGCTGTGTGCCGTCTCGTGTGCCGTTCCCGCCCGTGCTGCTGATCCCGCTCCGAAACCGACCACCGCGCAGCTCGAATACTTCGAGACGAAAGTGCGGCCGGTGCTGGCCGAGCACTGCTATTCGTGCCACGGGGTGAAGAAGCAGAGCGCCGGGCTGCGCCTGGACACCTCGGCCGGCATCAAGGCGGGGGCCGATGACGGCCCGGTGCTCGTGCCCGGCGACCCGACCAAGAGCCGGCTCATCAAGTCCGTGCGGCGCGAGAACGAACTGGCGATGCCGCCCAAAATGCCGCTCCCGGCGGATGCGGTCGCGGTGCTCGTGGAGTGGGTAAAGGCCGGCGCTCCGGTGCCCGCCGACGTCGTCAAAGACCCGACTGCCGACCCGAAAAAGCACTGGGCGTACCAGCCCGTCAAGGAACCCGCGGTCCCGAACATCGCGAACCCCAAATCCCCGATCGTGAACCCGATCGATGCGTTCGTGGCCACGAAGCTGAACGAGAAGGGACTATCGCTCGCGCCGCGCGCCGATAAGCGCACACTGATTCGGCGCGCGTACTTCGACCTGACCGGGCTTCCGCCGACCGCCGAGGAAGTGGAAGCGTTCGTGAAGGACGAATCACCGAACGCCTGGGGAAAACTGATCGACAAACTGCTCGCGTCGCCTGCCTACGGCGAGCGTTGGGGCCGGTACTGGCTCGACATCGCCCGCTACGCCGACTCGAAGGGTTACATCCTCACGCAAGAGCGCGCCTTCGCGTTCTCCTACACGTACCGCGACTACGTGATTCGCAGTTTCAACGAAGACAAACCCTACGACCGGTTCGTGACGGAGCAGATCGCCGCCGACCTGCTGCCGCTCGGCGACGACAATCGCGCGCTCGCCGCGATGGGCTTCCTGACGCTCGGTCGGCGCTTCCTTAACAACCAGGAAGACATCATTGATGACCGCATCGACGTGGTGACGCGCGGGTTCATGGGGCTCACCGTGACGTGTGCGCGGTGCCACGACCACAAGTACGACCCCATCCCGACAAAGGACTACTACTCGCTCTTCGGTGTGTTCGCGAGCACCAACGAACCGGCCGAACTTCCACTCATCGGCGAAGTGAAGCGCACGCCCGAGGTGCTCGCATTTGAGGCGGAACTCGAGAAGCGCGAAGCCGATTTCAAAGCCGACATCGCCAAGCGGCACGCGGCGAATCTCAAGAAACTCCGCGAACCAGCCGTGGTCGCCGAATATCTCCGCGCGGTGTTGGACATGCGCGGCAAAGCGAACATGGAAACGCAGGGAGCGTTGCGCCAGCGCGACCTGACCCGGCACACATACGACCGCTGGCGCACGTTCCTGGAAGCCGAGTGGAAGGCGAAGTCGCCGATTTACGCGCCGCTGGTCCAGCTCGCAGCAGTTCCCGAGAAAGACTTCGAAGCGAAGGGACTTGAAGCGCTCCCGAAGGATACGAACGCCCTTGTGCTGAAAGCGATCGCCGATGCGAAACCGAAGACGCTGAAGGCCGCGCTGGAAGCCTTCGCAAAGGTGATCGCCTCCGCGTCCCCAACCGGCGAACTCACGAAGGAACAAACCGAGATCTTCAAAGTGTGGAACGCGGGCGGGCCGCTCGACATCCCGATCACAGACGCGGACAAGCTCCAGAACCGCGTCGACCGCGACGCGCTCGCCGCGATTCGCAAGAAGATCGATGCGTTTAAGGCAGCGAACCCACACGCCCCTCCTCGCGCGCACGTCCTGAAGGAAAACGCGCAGCCCACACAGCCGGTGGTGTTCCTTCGAGGGAACCCCAACAACCGTGGCCCCCAGGTGCCGCGCCAGGCGCCGGAAATCGTCACCGGGATGAGCCGCAAGCCGTTCGCGCAGGGGAGCGGCCGACTCGAACTCGCGAAGATCATCACCAGCCCCGAGAACCCGCTCACCGCGCGCGTGATGGTGAACCGCGTGTGGCTCGGGCACTTCGGCCAGGGCCTCGTGCGCACGCCGTCCGACTTCGGCGTGCGGTCCGATCCGCCCACGCACCCGGAACTGCTCGACTGGCTCGCGAGCGGATTCGTCAAAGACAACTGGAGCGTCAAGAACCTGCACAAGCGGATCATGCTCTCGTCCGCGTACCAGCAGTCGAGCACGGTGTCGGGCGATCTGTACAAGCTCGATCCCGAGAACCGCCTGCTCGCGCACCAGAACCGGCGCCGGCTCGACTTCGAGGGCCTGCGAGACTCGCTGATCGCCGCCTCCGGGCGGCTCGATCTCACGCAGGGCGGCAAGCCGATCGACCTGTTCAAGGCACCGTTCTCGACCCGGCGCACCGTGTACGGGTTAATCGACCGCACGAACATGCCGGGCACGTTCCGCGCGTTCGACTTCGCCAGCCCGGACACGCACAGCCCGCAGCGGTTCCAGACCACCGTTCCGCAACAGGCACTGTTCCTGCTCAACAGCCCGTTCGCGCAAGAACAGGCCAAGGCACTCGCGGAGCGAAAAGAGATCGCCGATGCGAAGACGCCGCAAGAGAAAGTGACCGCGCTGTACCGTGTCGCGCTGAGCCGCAATCCGACGACCGAGGAAATTGCGCTCGCGGTCGAGTTCGTAACCGGCGACGACGCCAAGAGCGCGTTCGGGCGCTGGCCGCAACTGGCCCAAGTGTTGTTGCTCAGTAACGAGTTCGCGTTCGTGGATTGA
- a CDS encoding DUF1501 domain-containing protein produces the protein MLPSAMSRRELLTRCGVGMGLLGLTQLMGDAGLLAADGLNPLAPKKPHFAGKAKRVIHIFANGGPSQVDTFDPKPALDKYAGKTLPTTNLRTERRTGAAFPSPFKFQKYGKSGLEVSEIFANTAKHADDICVIRSMHADVPNHEPSFLLMNCGEPRQIRPSMGSWITYGLGTENQNLPGFVAMCPNGYPLQENQNWQSGFLPGVFQGTYVDSKHTDVEKLVEYVKNKVTSKTDQRKQLDLLARLNGMHQTARPNDPQLEARIQSFELAARMQTEAGEAFDITKEPKHILEAYGPGEQARSLLLARRLIERGVRFVQVSHGPVQPWDSHDDLEKEHRRLAGQVDKAIAALISDLKRLGLFEETLILWGGEFGRTPVVELPTPGSNQGKVNGRDHNHWGFSVWLAGGGVKGGQAIGATDEFGFKAVEKPIHVHDLHATMLHLLGFDHEKFTYRYAGRDFRLTDVHGKVVKEVLA, from the coding sequence ATGCTCCCGTCCGCAATGTCCCGTCGCGAACTGCTGACCCGCTGCGGCGTCGGCATGGGGTTGCTCGGCCTCACGCAACTCATGGGCGATGCCGGGTTGCTCGCGGCCGACGGCCTCAACCCGCTCGCGCCCAAGAAGCCCCACTTCGCGGGCAAGGCGAAGCGCGTCATTCACATCTTCGCCAACGGCGGGCCGTCGCAGGTCGACACCTTCGACCCGAAGCCCGCGCTAGACAAGTACGCGGGTAAGACCCTACCCACCACGAACCTGCGCACCGAGCGTCGGACCGGGGCAGCGTTCCCCTCACCGTTCAAGTTCCAGAAGTACGGTAAGAGCGGGCTCGAAGTGAGCGAGATCTTCGCGAACACCGCGAAGCACGCGGACGACATCTGCGTCATCCGCTCGATGCACGCGGACGTGCCGAACCACGAGCCGTCGTTCCTCCTGATGAACTGCGGCGAGCCCCGCCAGATCCGGCCCAGCATGGGTTCGTGGATCACCTACGGTCTGGGCACCGAGAACCAGAACCTGCCGGGCTTCGTCGCGATGTGCCCCAACGGGTACCCGCTCCAGGAGAACCAGAACTGGCAGTCCGGGTTCCTTCCCGGTGTGTTCCAGGGCACCTACGTCGATTCCAAACACACCGACGTGGAGAAGCTCGTCGAGTACGTGAAGAACAAGGTGACCTCGAAGACCGACCAGCGGAAGCAGCTCGACCTGCTCGCGCGGCTCAACGGGATGCACCAGACCGCGCGCCCCAACGACCCGCAACTCGAAGCCCGCATTCAGTCGTTCGAGTTGGCCGCGCGTATGCAGACCGAAGCAGGCGAAGCGTTCGACATCACCAAAGAACCCAAGCACATCCTCGAAGCTTACGGCCCCGGGGAGCAGGCCCGGAGCCTGTTACTCGCCCGGCGGCTCATCGAGCGCGGGGTGCGGTTCGTGCAGGTGAGCCACGGACCGGTGCAACCCTGGGACAGCCACGACGACCTGGAAAAAGAGCACCGCCGGCTCGCGGGGCAAGTCGATAAGGCGATTGCCGCGCTGATTTCCGACCTCAAGCGCCTCGGGCTGTTCGAGGAGACGCTCATCCTGTGGGGCGGCGAGTTCGGGCGCACGCCGGTGGTGGAACTCCCCACGCCGGGCTCGAACCAGGGCAAGGTCAACGGCCGCGACCACAACCACTGGGGCTTCTCGGTGTGGCTGGCCGGCGGCGGCGTGAAGGGCGGGCAGGCGATCGGCGCGACCGACGAGTTCGGTTTCAAGGCCGTGGAGAAGCCGATTCACGTCCACGACCTGCACGCGACCATGCTCCACCTGCTCGGGTTCGACCACGAGAAGTTCACTTACCGCTACGCCGGGCGCGATTTCCGCCTCACCGACGTTCACGGCAAGGTGGTGAAGGAAGTGCTGGCCTGA
- a CDS encoding M16 family metallopeptidase: MPFHSHRLPNGLQIIGETSPAARSVAVGFFVRTGARDETPAEAGVSHFLEHMMFKGTARRTAEQVNLDFDRIGASNNASTSEENTVYYAAVLPEYLPKVVDVLADMLRPSLRQDDFDTEKKVILEEIKLYDDQPDSVMSDHARRIYYTSHPLGNSVLGTLESVGALTRDQMHSYFSRRYAANNIVASAAGNFDWDAFVKLVTDACSEWNTDTVGRDNRTEWTGAPGLHVLTREKVQQEYALFVGSGPPADSMMRYAADTVALAVGDYSGSRLYWELVDPGHAESADFGYAENDGSGAVFVSLTCEPDNTAENLARIEKILKEVQRDGITDEELQQAKNKILSRVVRRSERPMGRMMAIASMWTYTGGYRDVDTELANFDAITQKDIRAYLDAYPIDRNTVVTFGPLKELNGIAGKVV; encoded by the coding sequence ATGCCCTTTCACTCGCACCGCCTCCCGAACGGGTTGCAGATCATCGGCGAGACCAGCCCCGCGGCGCGGTCCGTCGCGGTCGGGTTCTTCGTCCGCACCGGGGCGCGGGACGAGACCCCGGCCGAGGCCGGCGTGTCGCACTTCCTCGAACACATGATGTTCAAGGGCACCGCGCGCCGGACCGCGGAACAAGTGAACCTCGACTTCGACCGGATCGGGGCCAGCAACAACGCCTCGACCAGCGAAGAGAACACGGTCTACTACGCCGCGGTGCTGCCCGAGTACCTGCCGAAAGTGGTGGACGTGCTCGCGGACATGCTGCGCCCGAGCCTCCGGCAGGACGACTTCGACACCGAGAAGAAGGTGATTCTCGAAGAGATCAAGCTGTACGACGACCAGCCGGACTCGGTGATGTCCGACCACGCCCGGCGCATCTACTACACGTCGCACCCGCTCGGCAACTCGGTCCTCGGCACGCTCGAGAGCGTCGGGGCGCTGACGCGCGACCAGATGCACTCGTACTTCTCGCGCCGGTACGCGGCGAACAACATCGTCGCTTCGGCCGCGGGGAACTTCGATTGGGACGCATTTGTAAAACTGGTCACCGATGCGTGTTCGGAGTGGAACACGGACACCGTGGGCCGCGACAACCGCACTGAGTGGACCGGGGCGCCGGGGCTGCACGTTCTGACGCGCGAGAAGGTCCAACAGGAGTACGCGCTGTTCGTCGGTAGCGGTCCGCCCGCCGATTCGATGATGCGGTACGCGGCCGACACGGTGGCGCTGGCCGTGGGCGATTACAGCGGCAGTCGGTTGTACTGGGAACTCGTCGATCCGGGGCACGCGGAGTCGGCCGACTTCGGGTACGCCGAGAACGACGGGAGCGGCGCGGTGTTCGTGTCGCTCACGTGCGAACCGGACAACACCGCCGAGAACCTCGCGCGCATTGAGAAGATCCTGAAGGAAGTGCAGCGCGACGGCATCACCGACGAGGAGTTGCAACAGGCGAAGAACAAGATCCTGTCGCGCGTGGTGCGCCGGAGCGAGCGCCCGATGGGGCGGATGATGGCGATCGCGTCCATGTGGACGTACACGGGCGGGTACCGCGACGTGGACACCGAACTCGCGAACTTCGACGCGATCACGCAGAAGGACATCCGCGCGTACCTGGATGCCTACCCCATCGACCGGAACACGGTGGTCACGTTCGGCCCGCTGAAGGAGCTGAACGGCATCGCGGGCAAGGTGGTGTGA
- a CDS encoding M16 family metallopeptidase produces MGQQVHQHTLPNGLVLLAERMDHVRSVAVNFLIPAGAAFDPEGQFGIATVLAEMLTRGAGERDSRQLSLALDNLGIDRGESAGVVNLRLGGSALARNVLPLLDIYADIILKPRLPEEELEPVQALAVQDIESLEDSPQGKVMVELHRRYYPSPLNKDRRGKAEDIEALTIDAVRAHYRKFVRPNKAIIAVAGNVDWESLKARVEKLFGRWEPGDVPDVVPQAHQPKSEHIYKDSAQTQIAFAYPSVPIGHADYFAARAAEGVLSGGMSARLFTEVREKRGLCYSVGVRHESFRDRGAMIGYAGTGPDRAQETLDVTLAELRKLKAGVTDDEIDRVKAGLKSSLIMAEESTGARASSIAGDWYFLGRVRSFDEIQAAIDALTPAAVMAHLERHPVRDVALVTLGKNPLTISA; encoded by the coding sequence GTGGGACAACAGGTACACCAGCACACTTTGCCCAACGGACTGGTGCTGCTGGCGGAGCGCATGGACCACGTGCGCTCGGTGGCGGTCAACTTCCTGATCCCCGCGGGGGCCGCGTTCGACCCGGAGGGGCAGTTCGGGATCGCGACCGTGCTGGCCGAGATGCTCACACGCGGGGCCGGCGAGCGCGACAGCCGCCAACTGTCCCTCGCCCTCGATAACTTGGGTATCGACCGAGGCGAAAGTGCCGGCGTCGTGAATCTGCGACTGGGCGGCTCAGCCCTCGCTCGCAACGTCCTCCCGCTCCTCGACATCTACGCCGACATCATCCTCAAACCGCGGTTGCCGGAGGAAGAACTCGAGCCGGTTCAGGCGCTGGCGGTTCAAGACATCGAGAGCCTCGAAGATTCGCCGCAAGGCAAGGTGATGGTCGAGTTGCACCGGCGCTATTACCCGTCGCCGCTCAACAAGGACCGCCGCGGTAAGGCGGAAGACATCGAGGCGCTCACCATCGACGCGGTGCGGGCGCACTACCGGAAGTTCGTGCGGCCGAACAAGGCGATCATCGCGGTGGCGGGCAACGTCGATTGGGAATCACTGAAGGCCCGCGTCGAGAAGCTGTTCGGCCGGTGGGAACCCGGTGACGTGCCGGATGTTGTTCCGCAGGCGCACCAGCCGAAATCCGAACACATCTACAAGGACTCGGCCCAAACGCAGATCGCGTTCGCGTACCCCAGTGTTCCGATCGGGCACGCCGATTACTTCGCGGCCCGCGCTGCAGAGGGCGTGCTTTCCGGTGGGATGAGCGCGCGGCTCTTCACCGAGGTGCGCGAGAAACGCGGGCTGTGTTACTCCGTCGGCGTCCGGCACGAATCGTTCCGCGATCGCGGCGCGATGATCGGCTACGCGGGCACCGGACCGGACCGGGCACAAGAGACCCTCGACGTGACGCTCGCCGAACTGCGCAAACTCAAGGCCGGCGTGACCGACGACGAGATCGACCGCGTGAAGGCCGGGCTGAAGTCGTCGCTGATTATGGCCGAAGAGTCCACGGGTGCCCGGGCGAGCAGCATCGCGGGCGACTGGTACTTCCTCGGTCGGGTACGTTCGTTCGACGAGATCCAGGCCGCCATTGATGCCCTGACGCCGGCCGCGGTGATGGCCCACCTGGAGCGCCACCCGGTCCGCGACGTGGCGCTCGTGACCCTCGGTAAGAACCCGTTAACTATTTCCGCGTGA
- a CDS encoding GNAT family N-acetyltransferase — MANVKYFKRHRMELALGHPLPRVDLPSGFSWLGWDDSLLDRHAEVKFACFRNETDSLVFPSLGSRTGCRDLMAAIRYRPDFCPQATWLLSGPDGLAGTVQGLFDENRFGGIQNLGVVPEYRGLRLGRALLLQALSGFLSVGVRRAFLEVTATNGPAVHTYRAIGFRSCKTLYRAVELPHPDTVSVGL; from the coding sequence ATGGCGAACGTTAAATACTTCAAGCGACACCGGATGGAACTGGCACTGGGGCACCCGCTCCCGCGCGTCGATCTGCCGAGCGGCTTTTCGTGGCTCGGCTGGGACGATTCGCTTCTGGACCGGCACGCGGAGGTCAAGTTCGCGTGCTTTCGGAACGAAACGGACTCGCTCGTGTTCCCGAGCCTCGGTTCGCGCACGGGGTGCCGCGACCTGATGGCCGCGATCCGGTACCGCCCGGACTTCTGCCCGCAAGCGACGTGGTTGCTCTCCGGTCCCGACGGGCTCGCCGGCACCGTGCAGGGGCTCTTCGACGAGAACCGCTTCGGCGGGATTCAGAACCTAGGCGTGGTGCCGGAGTACCGCGGGTTGAGGTTGGGCCGGGCGCTACTCTTGCAGGCACTGAGCGGCTTTTTATCGGTCGGAGTGCGCCGCGCGTTCCTCGAAGTGACCGCGACCAACGGCCCGGCCGTCCACACGTACCGCGCGATCGGGTTCCGGTCGTGCAAAACGCTGTACCGAGCCGTCGAACTGCCGCACCCGGACACCGTAAGCGTTGGGTTGTGA
- a CDS encoding Gfo/Idh/MocA family protein, with protein sequence MIKLGILDFDTSHCVEFTTRLNQTGKDKEQFVEGAKIVVGCAGESKLSPERIEGYAKQMKDFGVALVDKPADMIGKVDGMLIEAVDGTVHYERAKPFLEAGIPCFIDKPYACSLDDAKKIAELAAKKKLPLFSSSSLRYAPEVVEYAADAKHGKIAGCVVYGPAAHSPIPDRNAGLFHYGIHAVEMLYTLMGPGCKRVTCTSEKGADVVTGQWADGRVASVRGTRAPATGFGFTAFAEKGVQAVTVPTKFIYRELLKKVVELFKTGKSPLDIAETIEIVAFIEAANKSGANHGAGETVKV encoded by the coding sequence ATGATTAAGCTCGGCATCCTCGACTTCGATACGTCGCACTGCGTCGAGTTCACCACGCGCCTGAACCAGACCGGCAAGGACAAGGAGCAGTTCGTTGAGGGCGCGAAGATCGTGGTCGGCTGCGCCGGCGAGTCGAAACTCTCGCCCGAGCGCATCGAGGGCTACGCCAAACAGATGAAGGACTTCGGCGTCGCGCTCGTTGATAAGCCCGCCGACATGATCGGCAAAGTGGACGGGATGCTGATCGAAGCGGTGGACGGGACCGTTCACTACGAGCGCGCCAAGCCGTTCCTCGAAGCCGGTATCCCGTGCTTCATCGACAAGCCCTACGCCTGCTCGCTCGACGACGCGAAGAAGATCGCGGAGCTGGCCGCGAAGAAGAAGCTCCCGCTCTTTTCGTCCTCGTCACTGCGGTACGCGCCGGAAGTGGTCGAGTACGCGGCCGACGCGAAGCACGGCAAAATCGCCGGCTGCGTGGTGTACGGCCCGGCGGCGCACTCCCCCATCCCGGACCGGAACGCGGGGCTGTTTCACTACGGCATCCACGCGGTCGAAATGCTCTACACGCTCATGGGGCCGGGGTGCAAGCGCGTCACCTGCACGAGCGAAAAGGGCGCGGACGTCGTCACCGGCCAGTGGGCCGACGGGCGCGTGGCGAGCGTCCGCGGGACGCGCGCTCCGGCCACGGGTTTCGGCTTCACCGCGTTCGCCGAGAAGGGCGTCCAGGCGGTAACCGTCCCCACGAAGTTCATCTACCGCGAACTGCTCAAGAAGGTCGTGGAGCTGTTCAAAACGGGTAAGTCCCCGCTGGACATCGCGGAAACGATCGAGATCGTCGCGTTCATTGAGGCGGCGAACAAGAGCGGCGCCAACCACGGGGCCGGTGAAACCGTCAAAGTGTGA